From one Armatimonadota bacterium genomic stretch:
- a CDS encoding cyclase family protein, whose protein sequence is MRAVDLTQPFSIHTPGWVGYPSPKISYIQRHHTHGIVSQYVEMPLHVGTHLDAEMHILSGGADIASVALDRLIGEGVIVDISEDMDDWTVIRPEHITRRAEVRKGDILIYHTGWSRYYNGCPHEDEVRYFCRHPGGGRELAEWIAEMEFRWTGFDCASADHPMNTSIRYKRSDIAREYRRRTGRDPEEAFGEEDLFVMHHVPFRAGVLHVENIGGDIAHVLNRRCLIGCFPWRFVGGEASPCRVVAFIED, encoded by the coding sequence ATGAGAGCGGTCGATCTGACGCAACCGTTCAGCATACACACGCCGGGTTGGGTAGGATATCCGTCCCCCAAAATCTCCTACATCCAGCGCCACCACACCCACGGCATCGTGAGCCAGTACGTCGAGATGCCTCTGCACGTGGGGACCCACCTGGACGCCGAGATGCACATCCTGTCCGGCGGGGCCGACATCGCGAGCGTCGCCCTAGATCGGTTGATCGGCGAGGGCGTGATCGTCGACATCAGCGAAGACATGGACGACTGGACGGTCATCCGCCCGGAGCACATCACCCGAAGGGCCGAGGTCCGCAAGGGGGACATCCTCATCTACCACACGGGTTGGTCGCGGTACTACAACGGCTGCCCGCACGAGGACGAAGTCCGGTACTTCTGCCGCCATCCCGGAGGCGGCCGGGAGCTGGCCGAGTGGATCGCGGAGATGGAATTCCGCTGGACCGGATTCGACTGCGCCTCGGCCGACCACCCCATGAACACCAGCATACGGTACAAGCGGTCGGACATCGCCCGCGAGTATCGCCGGCGGACCGGGCGCGATCCCGAAGAGGCGTTCGGCGAGGAGGACCTGTTCGTGATGCACCACGTCCCGTTCCGCGCCGGCGTCCTGCACGTCGAGAACATCGGTGGCGACATCGCGCACGTGCTGAACCGGCGTTGCCTGATCGGCTGCTTCCCGTGGAGATTCGTCGGCGGCGAGGCGAGCCCGTGCCGCGTGGTGGCGTTCATCGAGGACTAG
- a CDS encoding ABC transporter substrate-binding protein has protein sequence MSTLAKRVWACTLLLVLAVAPSAPSAPPHPTRLRMGVLSFPAISTFVAQVIREAGLDRANGIELDTANYATISAYYAGIATGEVDTLAGGPNVLQRMRLEGVPIKAVGTLVRPSDLVIIARHPDVRSLTDLRGKTLAADIGSQQFQLTSIYARWKGLDLRRDVTVVQAPFPLARAQLAAGRVDAAMLIEPVATLAMRDSPAYRIVFNGRRAWREMTGTDGWELILWLREDAIRRNPAGVPAALKMFTDFAGYVRTHLDQADGIVARTTGLPRGAFKEAVLFRRLQFEVYPAWGRERAVIEQMFRLAVEAGLVDRMPDAGWLYRP, from the coding sequence ATGAGCACGCTTGCCAAACGGGTATGGGCCTGCACGCTGTTGCTGGTCTTGGCGGTCGCCCCCTCGGCCCCCTCGGCCCCACCCCACCCTACGCGCCTGCGCATGGGGGTGTTGTCCTTCCCCGCCATCAGTACGTTCGTGGCCCAGGTGATCCGCGAGGCGGGCCTCGATCGCGCCAACGGGATCGAACTCGACACGGCAAACTACGCGACCATCTCCGCCTACTACGCCGGCATCGCGACCGGAGAGGTGGACACCCTGGCGGGCGGCCCCAACGTGCTCCAGCGGATGCGCCTGGAAGGCGTGCCGATCAAAGCCGTGGGCACGCTGGTCCGCCCCAGTGACCTCGTCATCATCGCCCGGCATCCCGACGTGCGATCCCTCACCGACCTGCGCGGCAAGACTCTGGCCGCGGACATAGGATCGCAACAGTTTCAGCTGACCTCGATCTACGCACGCTGGAAGGGTTTGGATCTGCGCCGTGACGTCACGGTCGTACAGGCACCCTTCCCCCTCGCCCGAGCGCAACTCGCGGCGGGGCGGGTCGATGCGGCCATGCTAATCGAACCCGTTGCCACTTTGGCCATGCGCGACAGTCCCGCCTACCGGATCGTCTTCAATGGTCGGAGGGCCTGGCGCGAGATGACGGGCACCGACGGATGGGAACTGATCTTGTGGCTGCGTGAGGATGCGATCCGCCGGAACCCGGCCGGTGTGCCAGCGGCGCTGAAAATGTTCACAGACTTTGCCGGCTACGTGCGCACCCACCTCGACCAGGCCGACGGGATCGTTGCGCGGACGACGGGTTTGCCGCGCGGTGCTTTCAAGGAAGCGGTGTTGTTCCGCCGGCTCCAGTTCGAGGTCTACCCGGCTTGGGGTCGGGAGCGAGCGGTCATCGAGCAGATGTTTCGCCTGGCCGTCGAGGCGGGATTGGTCGATCGGATGCCGGACGCCGGCTGGCTGTACCGGCCGTAG
- a CDS encoding ABC transporter permease — MSTDQLVLLLAAAVGAGTPLVLAGLGEVFAERSGVLNLGIDGVMLIGAMAGFAVVLTTGDPWLGVGASLLAGGLLGAGHALLTVTLGTEQVTTGLALAMFGTGLSAFLGKPLIGIPNPAPFAAVPLPGLSGLPVLGRVLFQQNALVYASYALALIGWLWLMRTRQGLHLRACGEDPAAADAVGVNVTMVRYAATVGGAALAGLAGGYLSLAYTPAWTENMTGGLGWIAIGLVVFSTWHPLRLLAGAYLFGAVEVAGFWAQLAGIEMSSILLRMAPYLFTLVVLVLITWARGAAGMPAALGRPYFRER, encoded by the coding sequence ATGAGCACGGATCAGCTCGTGTTGCTGCTCGCAGCAGCAGTTGGTGCCGGCACCCCGCTCGTGCTGGCCGGACTCGGGGAGGTCTTCGCGGAGCGAAGCGGCGTCCTCAACCTAGGGATCGATGGGGTGATGCTGATCGGTGCGATGGCGGGCTTCGCTGTCGTCCTCACGACGGGTGATCCGTGGCTTGGCGTCGGTGCGTCACTTCTGGCAGGAGGACTGCTGGGCGCCGGGCATGCCCTGTTGACCGTGACCCTGGGAACGGAGCAAGTCACGACAGGGCTGGCGCTGGCTATGTTCGGAACGGGTCTCAGCGCCTTCTTGGGCAAGCCGCTCATCGGCATCCCCAATCCCGCTCCCTTCGCAGCTGTGCCCCTGCCGGGCCTTTCTGGGCTACCGGTCTTGGGCCGCGTGTTGTTCCAACAGAACGCCCTCGTGTACGCGAGTTACGCCCTGGCGTTGATCGGGTGGTTGTGGCTCATGCGCACTCGACAGGGCCTGCATCTGAGAGCTTGCGGCGAGGATCCCGCAGCGGCCGACGCCGTCGGTGTCAACGTGACCATGGTACGGTACGCAGCGACGGTGGGTGGGGCAGCACTCGCCGGACTGGCAGGTGGCTATCTCTCCCTCGCGTACACGCCGGCATGGACCGAGAACATGACCGGCGGTCTTGGGTGGATCGCCATCGGGTTGGTGGTCTTCTCGACATGGCACCCACTGCGCCTCCTGGCTGGGGCCTACCTGTTCGGAGCGGTCGAGGTCGCTGGGTTTTGGGCACAGCTTGCGGGAATCGAGATGTCTTCGATCCTGCTGCGCATGGCGCCCTATCTGTTCACGCTCGTCGTCCTCGTCCTCATCACTTGGGCCCGAGGTGCCGCAGGTATGCCAGCAGCATTGGGACGTCCATATTTCCGCGAGCGGTGA
- a CDS encoding cysteine hydrolase, giving the protein MEAYFYGVRKRIPEGFEEWLDPRTTAAVCVDMHRGHLDDSPDCPCPAPRAREIVEPINIFHRRCRRLGVPVIHVKTVLRSSGVDEGFRSAWRLTFPITVGPIPNSDAHGLVGTPWTELVTEVDPNDHIVDTKKRLSIFYPTDLDFLLRQLRRRTVVLTGVMTDCCVLNAAFDAANRDYRVVVMRDLVRGFSPEMEDAALRIVSLHLGLVMDAEDLLEAWEDRMARVEAGR; this is encoded by the coding sequence ATGGAAGCGTACTTTTACGGCGTGCGCAAGCGAATTCCGGAGGGGTTCGAGGAGTGGTTGGATCCGCGAACAACCGCAGCAGTCTGCGTCGACATGCACCGGGGACATCTGGACGACAGTCCAGACTGCCCATGCCCGGCACCGCGGGCCCGTGAGATCGTAGAGCCCATCAACATCTTCCACCGACGCTGCCGACGTCTTGGCGTGCCCGTCATCCATGTGAAGACCGTGCTCCGCTCGAGCGGTGTCGACGAGGGATTCCGTTCAGCATGGCGTCTCACGTTTCCGATCACGGTGGGGCCCATCCCAAACTCGGACGCACACGGCCTGGTCGGAACCCCATGGACCGAGCTGGTGACAGAGGTGGACCCAAACGACCACATCGTGGATACGAAAAAGCGCCTGAGCATATTCTATCCCACCGATCTCGACTTCCTCTTGCGCCAGCTACGACGCCGGACCGTCGTTCTCACCGGTGTCATGACCGATTGCTGCGTGCTGAACGCCGCCTTCGATGCAGCCAACCGCGACTACAGGGTCGTGGTCATGCGAGACCTCGTGCGCGGGTTTTCACCCGAAATGGAGGACGCCGCATTGAGGATCGTTTCGCTGCACCTCGGGCTCGTAATGGACGCGGAGGATCTACTGGAGGCATGGGAGGATCGGATGGCCCGCGTGGAGGCAGGCCGATGA
- a CDS encoding GntR family transcriptional regulator, protein MQYITSAAGARGTLVEISVVMGTSGIPTPTASERVYIAIRNDMLAGRFSPGARLTERQLVAAYRVSRTPVREALRRLAQEGLVLHLPHRGVLVRTFSYEEALHIYQVRIPLEGLAARLAAAQVTPHTVGALSEALSQAERAAMARDREGMALANHRFHDAIARASNNQALQQLLGHLRGHIALLRVTLWRAIPYRPLQTIRQHRRILQAIARGNPDLAERRAVEHLESSWATLQAVLARTTRIGTGGVR, encoded by the coding sequence ATGCAATATATCACAAGTGCCGCAGGAGCCCGGGGCACCCTCGTAGAAATATCCGTTGTCATGGGCACGAGCGGCATTCCGACACCGACAGCCAGCGAACGTGTATACATTGCTATCCGCAATGACATGCTCGCGGGCCGCTTCTCCCCGGGTGCCCGGTTGACCGAACGGCAGCTGGTCGCCGCCTACCGCGTGTCGCGGACCCCCGTGCGCGAGGCACTGCGGCGGCTGGCCCAGGAAGGGCTGGTCCTCCACCTCCCGCACCGCGGCGTGCTGGTACGCACCTTCTCATACGAGGAGGCGCTGCACATCTACCAGGTGCGCATCCCTCTCGAGGGGCTGGCCGCCCGCCTGGCGGCCGCACAGGTCACGCCCCACACCGTCGGCGCGCTCTCTGAGGCGCTCTCGCAGGCAGAGCGGGCGGCGATGGCCCGAGATCGGGAGGGGATGGCGTTGGCGAACCACCGCTTCCACGACGCCATCGCGCGTGCTTCCAACAACCAGGCGCTGCAGCAGCTGCTGGGGCACCTGCGTGGGCACATCGCCTTGCTGCGCGTGACGTTATGGCGAGCGATCCCCTACCGTCCGCTGCAGACGATTCGGCAGCACCGCAGGATCCTGCAGGCCATCGCGCGGGGCAACCCGGATCTGGCGGAGCGCCGGGCGGTCGAGCACCTGGAGAGCAGCTGGGCGACGCTGCAGGCCGTCCTGGCTCGGACAACCAGGATCGGTACGGGAGGCGTCCGTTGA
- a CDS encoding ABC transporter ATP-binding protein translates to MSRLALEWRGIVKAFPGVVALDGVDCAVTPGEVVALLGENGAGKTTLLSIAAGLYRPDAGTILINETPATLRSPRDALALGVGMVHQHFRLVDAFTVTENVLLGRRRPRFLLSTRVHDAEVARLARAHGLDIEPDARVGTLSVGERQRVEILKLLYGDARVLLLDEPTAVLTPQEVDRLTTSIRRMASEGRAVVFSTHKLSEAIDLADRIVILRKGRMTGAVLPDETNVRELAHMMVGHEWEAHRPTTQRSPGPVVLEAVNVRATGESGLRIQDVTLGVRAGEIVGLAGVAGNGQRELAEVIAGLRMPEEGCIRLDDRDVTHLGPRERWALGLRYIPEDRLQEGLVPSFSVAENSVLRDFHRAPIRRGLQVDWQAARMRASELVHRFGVRTPSLDVSVASLSGGNQQRVLVGREVQGSPRVLVALYPTRGLDVAASLEVHRTLSELCSLGCGVVLVSESLDELFFVAHRIVVLHRGRLVGGAPTTELTREQVGLWMAGAA, encoded by the coding sequence ATGAGCCGGCTGGCGCTGGAGTGGCGGGGCATCGTAAAGGCCTTCCCGGGCGTGGTCGCGCTCGACGGTGTCGACTGCGCAGTAACGCCCGGGGAGGTGGTAGCCCTGCTGGGGGAGAACGGCGCTGGCAAGACGACGCTTCTCAGCATCGCGGCAGGCCTGTACCGTCCCGACGCTGGAACCATCCTGATCAACGAAACTCCCGCAACACTGCGGTCTCCCCGAGACGCCCTGGCACTCGGCGTGGGCATGGTGCACCAGCACTTCCGGCTCGTCGACGCGTTCACGGTCACGGAGAACGTTTTGCTCGGTCGCCGGAGACCCCGCTTCCTTCTCAGCACCCGTGTACACGACGCCGAGGTGGCGCGTCTGGCTCGTGCGCACGGGCTTGACATCGAGCCCGATGCGCGCGTGGGGACCTTGTCCGTGGGAGAGCGCCAGCGGGTCGAGATCCTCAAACTCCTCTACGGTGACGCGCGGGTACTCCTCCTCGACGAACCCACAGCCGTACTGACACCCCAGGAGGTGGATCGGCTAACCACTTCGATCCGCCGCATGGCATCTGAGGGGCGAGCAGTCGTGTTCAGCACGCACAAGCTCTCGGAAGCCATCGACCTCGCGGATCGCATCGTGATCCTGCGCAAGGGCCGCATGACGGGGGCAGTTCTTCCGGACGAGACCAACGTTCGCGAACTGGCCCACATGATGGTGGGACACGAGTGGGAAGCGCACCGACCCACCACCCAAAGATCGCCGGGGCCGGTGGTGCTGGAGGCGGTCAACGTCCGCGCAACCGGGGAAAGCGGCCTTCGGATTCAGGACGTAACGTTGGGCGTCCGGGCTGGCGAGATCGTGGGACTGGCGGGGGTGGCCGGCAACGGCCAGCGGGAGCTCGCAGAGGTGATCGCCGGCCTTCGTATGCCTGAGGAAGGGTGTATCCGGTTGGATGACCGAGACGTCACACACCTTGGGCCCCGGGAGCGGTGGGCGTTGGGCCTTCGCTACATTCCAGAGGATCGCCTGCAGGAAGGGCTCGTGCCGTCGTTTTCGGTCGCTGAGAACAGTGTCCTGCGGGATTTCCACCGCGCACCCATCCGCCGAGGTCTGCAGGTGGATTGGCAGGCAGCGAGGATGCGGGCGAGCGAACTCGTACACCGCTTCGGCGTCCGTACGCCCTCTCTCGACGTCTCCGTCGCCAGCCTATCGGGGGGCAACCAGCAACGTGTGCTGGTGGGTCGTGAGGTCCAGGGCTCACCCCGTGTGCTGGTGGCCCTGTACCCGACACGAGGCCTAGACGTGGCTGCATCGCTTGAGGTTCACCGAACCCTGTCGGAGCTGTGCTCGCTCGGTTGCGGTGTCGTGTTGGTATCGGAGAGCCTGGACGAGCTTTTCTTTGTCGCTCACCGGATCGTCGTCCTCCATCGGGGCCGGCTGGTAGGAGGCGCGCCCACCACCGAGCTCACCCGGGAGCAGGTTGGCCTGTGGATGGCCGGGGCTGCGTAG
- a CDS encoding cupin domain-containing protein, translating to MPIRVFDPLRDGVPIPLIARQARLVVWPGNGARVASMNRVVLEPGEENVPHEHPESEDTIFIVEGTGVIQDLSAGIEHAIGAGCAVHVPPRVVHAVRAVERMVSVGGPCPPDVALLRACGLRWEGA from the coding sequence ATGCCCATCCGAGTCTTCGATCCGCTCCGCGACGGCGTCCCGATCCCCCTCATCGCCCGTCAGGCGCGGCTGGTCGTCTGGCCCGGCAACGGCGCGCGGGTGGCGTCCATGAACCGCGTGGTCCTCGAGCCCGGAGAGGAGAACGTCCCACACGAGCACCCCGAGTCCGAGGACACGATCTTCATCGTCGAGGGCACGGGGGTGATCCAGGACCTGTCGGCCGGAATCGAACACGCCATCGGCGCCGGATGCGCCGTCCACGTGCCCCCGCGGGTGGTGCACGCGGTACGGGCGGTCGAACGGATGGTCAGCGTCGGCGGCCCCTGCCCGCCGGACGTCGCGTTGCTCCGGGCCTGCGGACTGCGGTGGGAGGGCGCCTGA
- a CDS encoding leucyl aminopeptidase produces the protein MSDSSRLVDSARNVVRTCARVRVAEQVCIVADTKTLPIAQAILKAAREAGAEPVLVCMTPRRAHGNEPPPIVAGAMRAADVIIQPVTYAITHTDATQQALRQGARVLVLRGITEEI, from the coding sequence TTGAGCGACTCCTCGAGGCTTGTCGACAGCGCGCGGAACGTCGTGCGCACCTGCGCCCGGGTCCGCGTGGCAGAGCAAGTCTGCATCGTCGCGGACACCAAGACGCTACCCATCGCGCAAGCGATCCTGAAGGCCGCCAGGGAAGCCGGCGCCGAACCCGTGCTCGTATGCATGACCCCGCGTCGGGCGCACGGCAACGAGCCCCCGCCGATCGTGGCGGGTGCGATGCGCGCCGCCGACGTGATCATTCAGCCCGTCACGTACGCGATCACCCACACCGATGCGACCCAGCAAGCCCTGCGCCAGGGTGCCCGGGTGCTGGTCCTGCGCGGCATCACCGAGGAGATCA
- a CDS encoding cupin domain-containing protein, with product MSGLRLDRWADGWEQVLPGVRRRVASGRLMTVTFYQFEPGGRFPLHAHAQEQAVLVIRGALTFSAASAQETAVPDTVLWIPPDLPHDAVAGPKGAWVVSIVSPARRSNHDVRILES from the coding sequence ATGAGCGGACTTCGACTCGACCGGTGGGCAGACGGGTGGGAGCAGGTCCTCCCAGGAGTCCGTCGACGGGTGGCCAGTGGGCGCCTCATGACCGTTACCTTCTACCAGTTCGAGCCGGGCGGCCGATTTCCGCTTCACGCCCACGCGCAGGAACAGGCAGTGCTGGTCATCCGGGGTGCCCTGACCTTTTCGGCCGCATCTGCCCAGGAGACGGCCGTACCCGACACGGTCCTGTGGATACCACCAGACCTGCCGCATGACGCCGTGGCGGGCCCAAAAGGTGCCTGGGTCGTGAGCATCGTCTCCCCTGCACGGCGCTCGAATCACGACGTTCGGATCCTGGAGTCGTAG
- a CDS encoding ATP-binding cassette domain-containing protein, translating to MTMDVRVQGLSKVYRQKGTGRSVVALQGLDFAVRRGEVVAIVGQTGCGKSTFLNILIGLEAPTAGKVEVDGREPYRDFAFFRGRIAAVFQQDRLLPWRTVLANVELPLEILGTEPQRRRHLAQHWLVKLGLGGFLHAFPNELSGGMRQRVALARAFAVNPEILVADEAFGHLDEVTAAQIRQDFLSLARADAKTVFLVTHQIEEALSVGERVLVFGQPGRLLADIRPDAFLGGDRVRTRQVIQSMLNTGRPAVDMELHEVSG from the coding sequence ATGACGATGGACGTTCGGGTCCAAGGCCTGAGCAAGGTCTACCGTCAGAAGGGTACCGGGCGGAGCGTCGTGGCCCTCCAGGGTCTGGATTTCGCGGTCCGCCGAGGTGAAGTCGTTGCGATCGTGGGCCAAACCGGGTGCGGGAAGTCCACCTTTCTCAACATCCTCATCGGCCTCGAGGCGCCGACCGCTGGGAAAGTGGAAGTCGACGGCCGCGAACCGTACCGCGACTTCGCCTTCTTCCGTGGCCGCATCGCTGCGGTCTTCCAGCAGGACCGGCTCCTGCCGTGGCGCACCGTACTGGCCAACGTCGAGCTGCCGTTGGAGATCCTTGGCACCGAGCCGCAGCGGCGCCGTCACCTGGCCCAGCACTGGTTGGTGAAACTCGGCCTGGGGGGGTTTCTCCACGCGTTTCCCAACGAGCTGTCGGGCGGCATGCGGCAGCGGGTTGCCCTGGCGCGCGCGTTCGCGGTGAATCCTGAGATCCTCGTCGCCGACGAGGCATTCGGGCACCTCGACGAAGTCACCGCCGCGCAAATCCGCCAGGACTTTCTGTCGCTCGCCCGCGCCGACGCCAAGACAGTATTCCTGGTGACCCATCAGATCGAGGAAGCCCTCTCGGTGGGAGAACGGGTGCTGGTGTTCGGGCAACCCGGCCGTCTGCTCGCCGACATCCGCCCCGATGCGTTCCTGGGAGGCGACCGAGTCCGAACCCGGCAGGTCATTCAATCGATGCTGAACACAGGCCGACCGGCCGTCGACATGGAGCTGCACGAGGTGTCCGGATGA
- a CDS encoding BMP family ABC transporter substrate-binding protein, which produces MRGLALLLCVAALAMTATAVTGWAAPQRPKVAFIYVGPIGDAGWTFQHDVARRHLQSALGADTRFVESVPETTEVRRVMEQLIRQGYKILFATAFGYQRFSLEVARQHPDVYIIGIGPAIGLAPRVKTIYGRIWEGRYLTGLVAGKMTRTNVVGFVAAHPISTVVAGVNAFALGVWETNPDAKIKVVWTRTWYDPPKEKAAAKALLDAGADIVAQHQDTPSALLAAAEIGKYGIGSESNMQRFAPNAYLTGTIWDWRRVNESIVRGILAGQFKSEDYYGGLADGVVTLGPLHPSVPADVRQLIERRRQAITDGTFQVFRGPLADQTGRVRVPSGKTMELREILGFDWLLRGIEGQAPTAR; this is translated from the coding sequence ATGCGAGGGCTGGCTCTGTTGCTGTGTGTGGCGGCGTTGGCCATGACGGCTACCGCCGTGACGGGTTGGGCAGCACCTCAGAGGCCCAAGGTAGCCTTCATCTATGTCGGACCCATCGGCGACGCGGGCTGGACGTTTCAGCACGATGTGGCCCGTCGTCACCTGCAAAGTGCGCTGGGGGCCGACACGCGGTTTGTGGAGTCCGTACCCGAGACGACGGAAGTGCGCCGCGTGATGGAACAACTCATCCGGCAGGGCTACAAGATCCTCTTCGCGACCGCGTTCGGCTACCAGCGATTCAGTCTAGAAGTTGCCCGCCAGCACCCGGACGTCTACATCATCGGTATCGGGCCGGCGATCGGGCTGGCCCCGCGCGTGAAGACCATCTACGGCCGGATCTGGGAAGGCCGTTACCTCACGGGTCTGGTCGCCGGCAAGATGACCCGCACGAACGTCGTAGGGTTCGTGGCCGCCCACCCCATCAGTACGGTGGTGGCAGGCGTCAACGCCTTCGCATTGGGAGTGTGGGAGACCAACCCCGACGCTAAGATCAAGGTCGTCTGGACTCGTACTTGGTACGACCCACCCAAAGAGAAAGCCGCCGCCAAAGCGCTGCTCGATGCCGGCGCCGACATTGTGGCTCAGCACCAGGACACCCCCAGTGCTCTGCTGGCCGCTGCCGAGATCGGGAAGTACGGGATCGGATCCGAATCGAACATGCAGCGCTTCGCACCCAACGCCTACCTCACCGGGACGATCTGGGATTGGAGAAGGGTAAACGAGTCCATCGTGCGGGGCATTCTGGCAGGACAGTTTAAGTCCGAGGACTACTACGGCGGACTGGCAGACGGTGTGGTGACTCTTGGGCCGCTGCATCCGAGCGTTCCGGCAGACGTCCGCCAGCTCATCGAACGACGGCGCCAGGCCATCACCGACGGCACATTCCAGGTTTTCCGGGGACCGCTGGCCGACCAGACCGGGAGGGTGCGGGTACCCTCGGGAAAGACGATGGAACTGCGAGAGATCCTGGGGTTCGACTGGCTGCTGCGGGGTATCGAAGGACAGGCCCCCACCGCGAGATAG
- a CDS encoding ABC transporter permease — protein MSATVNDVPVGTRVEGVLLRAGAVLTAVVTGGLLVAATGHDPWFAYREMAVGALGSAYAVEQTVLKAIPLLLCALAVSLAFTAGLWNIGAEGQMAVGAIAATWLALASEHLSAAFVLPSLLFLGVLGGAAWATIPGLLRVLFGINEILATLMLNYVGLLLVDYLVFGAWADPAAFTFPYSRPFPTSAHLPAVFGDVHMGLLFALLSAGALWWVLRQTPWGYEVRVMGASARTSRYAGIPVIRNVVIVMALSGGLAGLAGAVEVAGALHRLQQGVSQGYGYVAIIVAWIARLHPLGVVAVAVLMAALLNGGLAIQATGVPAAIAAILQALILTFVLATERLVHRIRWRRAVAITRARGQP, from the coding sequence GTGAGCGCGACTGTAAACGACGTTCCGGTCGGTACCCGTGTCGAGGGTGTCCTGCTCCGAGCCGGCGCGGTCCTCACGGCCGTTGTGACAGGTGGTCTCCTGGTCGCCGCGACGGGCCACGATCCCTGGTTTGCCTATCGGGAGATGGCAGTCGGTGCGCTCGGGTCGGCGTACGCTGTGGAGCAGACGGTACTAAAGGCCATTCCCCTGCTGCTGTGCGCCCTCGCCGTATCCCTGGCCTTCACAGCAGGCCTGTGGAACATCGGGGCAGAGGGTCAGATGGCAGTGGGCGCCATCGCTGCGACATGGCTCGCCTTAGCCTCAGAGCACTTGTCTGCTGCCTTCGTGCTTCCAAGTCTTCTGTTCCTGGGCGTGCTCGGCGGTGCCGCATGGGCAACGATCCCCGGCCTTCTCCGGGTGCTGTTCGGCATCAACGAAATCCTCGCCACGCTCATGCTGAACTACGTGGGATTGCTGCTGGTCGACTACCTCGTTTTCGGCGCGTGGGCCGACCCGGCTGCGTTCACGTTTCCCTACTCTCGGCCGTTTCCCACAAGTGCGCACCTGCCTGCGGTGTTCGGTGACGTCCACATGGGCCTGTTGTTCGCGCTCCTATCGGCTGGGGCTCTCTGGTGGGTCCTTCGGCAGACCCCCTGGGGCTACGAGGTCCGCGTGATGGGTGCAAGCGCGCGGACTTCCCGATACGCGGGGATCCCAGTGATTCGGAACGTGGTGATCGTCATGGCTCTGAGCGGTGGCCTGGCGGGGCTGGCAGGTGCGGTGGAAGTGGCAGGCGCCCTCCACCGCTTGCAGCAGGGCGTTTCCCAAGGATACGGCTACGTGGCCATCATCGTGGCGTGGATCGCGCGGTTGCATCCCCTTGGCGTGGTGGCGGTGGCCGTCCTCATGGCAGCCTTGCTCAACGGCGGGTTGGCCATTCAGGCGACCGGCGTGCCCGCCGCCATCGCGGCCATCTTGCAGGCGTTGATCCTCACCTTTGTGCTAGCAACCGAGCGCCTGGTCCACCGCATTCGGTGGCGGCGGGCTGTCGCGATCACACGCGCACGTGGGCAACCATGA